In Aegilops tauschii subsp. strangulata cultivar AL8/78 chromosome 3, Aet v6.0, whole genome shotgun sequence, one genomic interval encodes:
- the LOC109776682 gene encoding uncharacterized protein isoform X3 translates to MEPTSSLGADERRGPGSVEVQVAAAALQRSEVFHVVKELLGFVLYMHHQIPSVLQSLETEFAGLKEEMSEMTAPLAELKPSDQRKYNTRKREVRCRIKKQEKLMKGISTVLSAFQQALDKVSTIEGVALILGGSLVRPLFVYDITVTHGRFDSGSVKGHGTTKLAQSVSRKAVRALISCGAGSLSYTGPTKLFLLVRCPCTLNLPLDFAPKREFRYSKKVPVQAHDKRLTMQGVIRRMMIRSFSLSYIMYVTTGKCCSEVNIDPDLSILQS, encoded by the exons ATGGAGCCGACGAGTTCTTTAGGAGCCGACGAGAGGCGGGGGCCAGGATCGGTGGAGGTGCAGGTGGCTGCAGCGGCGCTTCAGCGGTCGGAGGTGTTCCACGTCGTGAAGGAACTGCTCGGCTTCGTTCTCTACATGCACCACCAGATTCCCTC GGTATTGCAGAGTCTTGAAACTGAATTTGCAGGTTTAAAGGAGGAAATG TCAGAAATGACAGCACCATTGGCAGAACTGAAACCTTCTGATCAGAGAAAGTACAACACACGAAAAAGGGAGGTTAGATGCAGAATCAAGAAGCAGGAAAAGTTAATGAAAGGCATCTCTACCGTACTTTCTGCTTTTCAGCAAGCACTTGATAAAGTTTCTACCATTGAAGGAGTTGCCCTGATCCTGGGAGGGAGTCTTGTACGACCTTTGTTTGTCTATGACATTACAGTTACTCATGGTAGATTTGATTCTGGAAGTGTCAAAGGGCATGGTACAACAAAGTTAGCTCAGTCTGTTTCTCGAAAG GCCGTCCGAGCTCTTATATCATGTGGTGCAGGGAGTTTATCTTACACAG GCCCTACCAAGCTGTTTCTGCTGGTTAGATGTCCTTGTACATTGAACTTACCCCTGGATTTTGCGCCAAAACGGGAATTCCGTTACAGTAAGAAG GTTCCAGTGCAAGCACACGATAAGAGGCTTACCATGCAAGGCGTCATTAGAAGGATGATGATCCGCTCCTTTTCATTATCCTACATCATGTATGTTACAACTGGAAAATGCTGTAGTGAGGTGAACATCGACCCTGACCTCAGCATTCTTCAATCCTAA
- the LOC109776682 gene encoding uncharacterized protein isoform X1, giving the protein MEPTSSLGADERRGPGSVEVQVAAAALQRSEVFHVVKELLGFVLYMHHQIPSVLQSLETEFAGLKEEMSEMTAPLAELKPSDQRKYNTRKREVRCRIKKQEKLMKGISTVLSAFQQALDKVSTIEGVALILGGSLVRPLFVYDITVTHGRFDSGSVKGHGTTKLAQSVSRKAVRALISCGAGSLSYTGPTKLFLLVRCPCTLNLPLDFAPKREFRYSKKQVVPQQMSIKCNTAYYQKNNKHVASIVDPSCCTSESSPSDVIWFQCKHTIRGLPCKASLEG; this is encoded by the exons ATGGAGCCGACGAGTTCTTTAGGAGCCGACGAGAGGCGGGGGCCAGGATCGGTGGAGGTGCAGGTGGCTGCAGCGGCGCTTCAGCGGTCGGAGGTGTTCCACGTCGTGAAGGAACTGCTCGGCTTCGTTCTCTACATGCACCACCAGATTCCCTC GGTATTGCAGAGTCTTGAAACTGAATTTGCAGGTTTAAAGGAGGAAATG TCAGAAATGACAGCACCATTGGCAGAACTGAAACCTTCTGATCAGAGAAAGTACAACACACGAAAAAGGGAGGTTAGATGCAGAATCAAGAAGCAGGAAAAGTTAATGAAAGGCATCTCTACCGTACTTTCTGCTTTTCAGCAAGCACTTGATAAAGTTTCTACCATTGAAGGAGTTGCCCTGATCCTGGGAGGGAGTCTTGTACGACCTTTGTTTGTCTATGACATTACAGTTACTCATGGTAGATTTGATTCTGGAAGTGTCAAAGGGCATGGTACAACAAAGTTAGCTCAGTCTGTTTCTCGAAAG GCCGTCCGAGCTCTTATATCATGTGGTGCAGGGAGTTTATCTTACACAG GCCCTACCAAGCTGTTTCTGCTGGTTAGATGTCCTTGTACATTGAACTTACCCCTGGATTTTGCGCCAAAACGGGAATTCCGTTACAGTAAGAAG CAGGTTGTACCCCAGCAAATGTCTATAAAATGCAATACAGCATACTACCAAAAGAATAATAAGCATGTTGCATCAATCGTGGATCCGTCATGTTGTACTTCAGAATCTTCTCCGTCAGATGTTATCTG GTTCCAGTGCAAGCACACGATAAGAGGCTTACCATGCAAGGCGTCATTAGAAGGATGA
- the LOC109776682 gene encoding uncharacterized protein isoform X4: MEPTSSLGADERRGPGSVEVQVAAAALQRSEVFHVVKELLGFVLYMHHQIPSVLQSLETEFAGLKEEMSEMTAPLAELKPSDQRKYNTRKREVRCRIKKQEKLMKGISTVLSAFQQALDKVSTIEGVALILGGSLVRPLFVYDITVTHGRFDSGSVKGHGTTKLAQSVSRKAVRALISCGAGSLSYTGSSASTR; the protein is encoded by the exons ATGGAGCCGACGAGTTCTTTAGGAGCCGACGAGAGGCGGGGGCCAGGATCGGTGGAGGTGCAGGTGGCTGCAGCGGCGCTTCAGCGGTCGGAGGTGTTCCACGTCGTGAAGGAACTGCTCGGCTTCGTTCTCTACATGCACCACCAGATTCCCTC GGTATTGCAGAGTCTTGAAACTGAATTTGCAGGTTTAAAGGAGGAAATG TCAGAAATGACAGCACCATTGGCAGAACTGAAACCTTCTGATCAGAGAAAGTACAACACACGAAAAAGGGAGGTTAGATGCAGAATCAAGAAGCAGGAAAAGTTAATGAAAGGCATCTCTACCGTACTTTCTGCTTTTCAGCAAGCACTTGATAAAGTTTCTACCATTGAAGGAGTTGCCCTGATCCTGGGAGGGAGTCTTGTACGACCTTTGTTTGTCTATGACATTACAGTTACTCATGGTAGATTTGATTCTGGAAGTGTCAAAGGGCATGGTACAACAAAGTTAGCTCAGTCTGTTTCTCGAAAG GCCGTCCGAGCTCTTATATCATGTGGTGCAGGGAGTTTATCTTACACAG GTTCCAGTGCAAGCACACGATAA
- the LOC109776682 gene encoding uncharacterized protein isoform X2: MEPTSSLGADERRGPGSVEVQVAAAALQRSEVFHVVKELLGFVLYMHHQIPSVLQSLETEFAGLKEEMSEMTAPLAELKPSDQRKYNTRKREVRCRIKKQEKLMKGISTVLSAFQQALDKVSTIEGVALILGGSLVRPLFVYDITVTHGRFDSGSVKGHGTTKLAQSVSRKAVRALISCGAGSLSYTGPTKLFLLVRCPCTLNLPLDFAPKREFRYSKKVVPQQMSIKCNTAYYQKNNKHVASIVDPSCCTSESSPSDVIWFQCKHTIRGLPCKASLEG; encoded by the exons ATGGAGCCGACGAGTTCTTTAGGAGCCGACGAGAGGCGGGGGCCAGGATCGGTGGAGGTGCAGGTGGCTGCAGCGGCGCTTCAGCGGTCGGAGGTGTTCCACGTCGTGAAGGAACTGCTCGGCTTCGTTCTCTACATGCACCACCAGATTCCCTC GGTATTGCAGAGTCTTGAAACTGAATTTGCAGGTTTAAAGGAGGAAATG TCAGAAATGACAGCACCATTGGCAGAACTGAAACCTTCTGATCAGAGAAAGTACAACACACGAAAAAGGGAGGTTAGATGCAGAATCAAGAAGCAGGAAAAGTTAATGAAAGGCATCTCTACCGTACTTTCTGCTTTTCAGCAAGCACTTGATAAAGTTTCTACCATTGAAGGAGTTGCCCTGATCCTGGGAGGGAGTCTTGTACGACCTTTGTTTGTCTATGACATTACAGTTACTCATGGTAGATTTGATTCTGGAAGTGTCAAAGGGCATGGTACAACAAAGTTAGCTCAGTCTGTTTCTCGAAAG GCCGTCCGAGCTCTTATATCATGTGGTGCAGGGAGTTTATCTTACACAG GCCCTACCAAGCTGTTTCTGCTGGTTAGATGTCCTTGTACATTGAACTTACCCCTGGATTTTGCGCCAAAACGGGAATTCCGTTACAGTAAGAAG GTTGTACCCCAGCAAATGTCTATAAAATGCAATACAGCATACTACCAAAAGAATAATAAGCATGTTGCATCAATCGTGGATCCGTCATGTTGTACTTCAGAATCTTCTCCGTCAGATGTTATCTG GTTCCAGTGCAAGCACACGATAAGAGGCTTACCATGCAAGGCGTCATTAGAAGGATGA